AACAAAATCATAAAAGAGAATGATTTACAAGTTTCTAACGATGAGGCTGTAGCGTATACAAAAGAGTTGTTAGGAAATCAATATGCTCAATATGGAATGATGATTCCAGAAGAGAAAGAGTTTAATAAAATGGTAATGACTGTTTTAGGTAACGAAGAAGAAGGAAAGAAAATCTACGACGCACTTTATGATAAAAAAGTATTGACTTATTTAAAAGGAGCTGTGAAAGTAGAAGAAAAAGAATTAAGTTATGATGATTTTGTTAAGGTCGCAAGTGCTGAAGCATAATTCATGATTGAATAAAGTTTTAAAAGATCAATATTATTTATTTAATATTGATCTTTTTTTATTTATAAAAACTAGACAAATATGTTTAACGAAGACAAAGAAATACAGAAAATAGATGAATTAGGTGAGTTTGGTCTAATTGATCACATTACAAAAAACGTAAAGATTCGTAATGCATCAACAAAATTGGGGATAGGAGATGATGCTGCGATAGTTAATATGGCTGATAGTGATCTAGTTATTACAACTGATATGTTGGTAGAAGGCGTGCATTTTGATATGGTTTATACACCACTGAAGCACCTAGGCTATAAAGCAGTTGTTGTAAACGTTAGTGATATCTATGCGATGAATGCTCAACCTAGGCAAATTACAGTTTCATTAGCTATTTCAAGTAAGTATAGTGTTGGTGCCGTTGAAGAAATATATGACGGGATAAGGTTAGCTGCTGAAAGATATGGTGTTGATGTAATTGGAGGTGATACGACTTCTAGTTTGTCTGGTTTGGTTATAAGTATAACTGCTGTTGGAGAAGTAGCAAAAGGACAAGCGGTAACAAGAGCAGGGGCCAAAGAAAATGACTTAGTAGTCTTATCTGGAGATGTAGGAGGTGCTTATATAGGGCTTACCTTATTGCAACAAGAAAAAGAAGTTTGGAAAGTGAACCCAAATTCTCAACCTGACTTTACAGGAAAGGATTATGTACTAGAAAGACAGTTGAAGCCAGAAGCTAGAAAAGATATAGTAGCCTTATTAAAACAATTAGGTGTTGTTCCCACTAGTATGATAGATGTCTCAGATGGGGTGTCTTCAGAAGTAATGCATTTATGTAAACATTCAGCTGTGGGTTGTAATATTTATGAAGAAAAATTACCAATAGATCCTACAACCTACCAAAGTGCTAGAGACTTTAATTTAGATCCTACTATGTGTGCGCTAAATGGAGGAGAAGATTATGAATTGTTGTTTACAATTTCTCAAGATGATTTTGATAAAATAAAAGGAAATCCAAATTTAACAGTGATTGGACATATTACTACTAAAGAAAGTGGCTTAAACTTAATAACGAGTGGAGGCTCAGTGACTCCATTGAAAGCTCAAGGATGGGATGGGTTAAAAAAATAAATTAAAGGTGAGCATTAGCTCACCTTTTTAGTAAAAATACACCTGATTTATTGATGGGTGAATCACTATAATCAATAGCTTTTATAATGTAATAGTATTCTCCTTCTGCTAGTTCAATCCCAGATTGGCTCTTTCCATCCCATCCCTCTAGGGAATCTGTCCATGTGTAAATAAATTTCCCCCAACGATTAAGTATTGAACACTCAAACGATTTAATTCCTTTTGCATTAAATTTAAAGATGTCGTTTTGTCCGTCTCCATTTGGAGTAAAGATATTGGGGAACATGAGTTCACTATAGTCAATATAAATAAAAATGCTATCGTGAGCTATACAACCATTTTCATCAGTAAGAGTAACGATAGAAGTGAATGCACCTCCAGTAGAAAATGAATGAGTAAAATTAGAGTCTGTGCTAATGGTATTGTCGCCTAAATCCCATACAACGGTTCCTGGTTCGCCTTGCCATGAAAAATCAATTTGATAAGGAGCTATACCATAAATACTGTCGATTGAAGTAGAAGAGCTTAAGATGTCAACAGCTGTCGTAAAGTTTTCATCAATAAAAACAACATCGCTCGAAGAGCAACCATTGTTAGTGTTTGTAATAGTTAGTGTGTAGGTTCCTCCTGAGTTAATAAGGGGTGAAAGGGTAGTAGCATCGCCTAATATATTCCCATCAATGGTCGTCCATTGATATACGAAAGGAGAACCAGAAGCTCCTGTACTTAATAAGTTTATTTCTGGAGTATTACAAGTTACTATGGAGTCTGGACCTGCAAACACATTTGGGGAAATAGTATCCATTACAAGTTTTGAAGAGTCAATTGTTTCGCATCCATTGGTGCCTGTTACTGTAACGATATAGTCGCCAGCGGGGCTAGTGTGATTAACCATAATACTTGAAGAATTAATAATCCCTGATGGGGTGTCCCATGAATAGGTGTTTCCACCTGTAGCATTAAAAGATCCTGTGTCAATGATACAGTTGAGTATAATATCGTTGATAGGAGGAACAAAAGGAGGTGTTTTATCAACAAATATTGTCAGAGTATCTGTATTCGTACAACCATTAGAGCCTGTTATGGTTAGGGTATAGTTAGTTGTTGAATCGGGGTTGGCTATTGGGTTTGAACTATTGGGTGTAGATAAACCTGTGTGGGGACTCCATGAATAGGAACCGTTTCCAATGCCGTTTAATATTTGTGTTGGAGTTGTACAGGATGTTGTTAAATCATTTCCTGCATATACATTAGGAAGAGAATCATCAACTGTGATGGTAACTTGGTCGGTGAATACACATCCGAAATTGTTGGTTTCAGTTAGCGTGTAGGTTGTGCTCGTATCTGGATTGGCGTGTGGGTTGGAAATGCTTGGATTGGATAATCCTAAGGTTGGAGCCCAACTGTAGTTGCTATTAGGGCTAGGTGGAGCTCCAATAGTTGCTCCATTGGGGTTTGAAATACAGTTTTTAGTAAATGGTGCCCCTGCGTTTGCTGGTTGGATAATACAACAATTAGTAGTGGCATTTCCCCCTATATTTGTAAAAGTAATGTTTCCTGGATTGTTTGAATAGTTGGTGATTAATAAGATGTACCATTCCCCAGGTTGTGCACCATTAATATCACAATGTTCAATGGGAGCAGTAGAATAGCTGCAATCTTGTACGGTTCCAGATGGGAAAGCTCCGTTGCCTCCACAAGCTGAAGTCGCATCCGCAAAGGGACCCCAGCATATAAAATCAACATCATTACTTCCTTGTTGTATTTGAATCGTTAAATTACCTCCATTAGCAATTTGCATGTGATACCATGTAGGGTTTGGACTTGTGTTTAAACAGCCGACTTGCCCTAAATTAGGTACACCTGTTATACTAGGAAAAGTATAAGTTGTTCCGGTACAGAAAGGGAGAGAGTTGTTGCAGTTATCGCCCTGAGGTTTAATGTAAAAATACATTAAGAAAAAGAGAATTGAAAATAGGAATTTCATAGTGTGTAATAGTGGAGTAGATTAATAAAATAGTTGTATGTATTGCTTTTTTATAGTGAATTGGTATAAAAAAATAGGGAGGGTAAGGAGTGTATATTTTACTTAATGTTTGGAGATGAATCCATTTAAAATATAGGTGTTGTCTATACCGTTTTATAGAAAACAAGAGGTTAAGTAAAATAAGTTAAGAGAAATATAAATGTAGTCGTTTTTCATGGGGTACCGTTTTTGTTATCGCCGACAAATTATTCAAAACGGATCTGATAACAAAATTGAAAAAGAACAAAAAACGGGTAAAATAAGGTTTCAAAAAGCCTGATAATTCTGTTAAATAGAATAAGATTTTTGTAGTTATTTCTATTAATGAGAGTTAATAGAAGTTAAAATTAAAATATATAAGCCACATTCTTTCTGTATTACTATCAAAAGATAAACGATTAGGCTGTTAGATATAATTGCTAACTAACTTATTGGGGGATCATAAAACAAAAAAGAGGCCTAGGCCTCTTTTTATTTATTTCATTAGCATTATTGTTCCTGTTTGTTCTATGGACTGATCATCTCGATCTATGGCTTTTAAAATGTAGAAGTATTGACCTGCTGGTAATTCTTTCCCTGCAAAACTTCTTCCATCCCATCCTCCAACTGGAGCATCCCAACTGTAAACAACTTGTCCCCATCTATTATAAATTGAGCATTCAAATGTTTTTATTCTTTCTCCACGGAAAGTAAAAATATCGTTTTGGCCATCGCCATTCGGAGTGAAAACATTAGGGAAGATAATCTCTCTACCATCAATATCTACATAAACAGTATCGTAAGCAACACAGCCTTCAGTATCAGTTAACACAATGATAGCAGTATAATTTCCTCTTAAATCATAACTGTGTGTGATGCTTGAATCAGTACTGTAATTGTTATCTCCAAAATCCCAAGATACCGAACCTTCATCTCCAACCCATGAGAAATCAACAACATGAGGAGCGATACCAAAAATACTATCAATTTGAATTGAAGAAGCTAAAATCTCTACATTTGCAGTAATGTCTTCATCAATAAAGACTTGATCACTAGAAGAACAACCATTGTAATTGTTGGTAACTGTAAGTAAATAGGTGCCACCAGCATTAATTAAAGGAGTGGTAGTAGTAGCTGAGTTAACAATTGAGCCGTCAGTTGTTACCCACTGGTACGAAAAGTTCCCACTAGAAGACCCTATTCCTGAAAGGTTGATCTCGGGAATATTACAAGTGATGATTGAATCAACTCCAGCATTTGCAACGGGATGTATAGTGTCTATTCCAATTACAACCGAATCTGTTTTCCAGCAATGATTTATCGTGTCAAGAACAGTTAATAAATAGGTTCCCTCCTGGTTAATCGTAGGAGTAGTTGTAGTGGTTCCTTGGGTAATATTTCCGTTAGTTGTATTCCAATTATAAGTATAGTCATTACCAGTTGAAGAATTATTTCCATTGAGGTCAATTACTAAAGCGGTACAGGTAAGTACACTGTCTAATCCTG
This genomic stretch from Flavobacteriales bacterium harbors:
- the thiL gene encoding thiamine-phosphate kinase — translated: MFNEDKEIQKIDELGEFGLIDHITKNVKIRNASTKLGIGDDAAIVNMADSDLVITTDMLVEGVHFDMVYTPLKHLGYKAVVVNVSDIYAMNAQPRQITVSLAISSKYSVGAVEEIYDGIRLAAERYGVDVIGGDTTSSLSGLVISITAVGEVAKGQAVTRAGAKENDLVVLSGDVGGAYIGLTLLQQEKEVWKVNPNSQPDFTGKDYVLERQLKPEARKDIVALLKQLGVVPTSMIDVSDGVSSEVMHLCKHSAVGCNIYEEKLPIDPTTYQSARDFNLDPTMCALNGGEDYELLFTISQDDFDKIKGNPNLTVIGHITTKESGLNLITSGGSVTPLKAQGWDGLKK
- a CDS encoding gliding motility-associated C-terminal domain-containing protein, which encodes MKFLFSILFFLMYFYIKPQGDNCNNSLPFCTGTTYTFPSITGVPNLGQVGCLNTSPNPTWYHMQIANGGNLTIQIQQGSNDVDFICWGPFADATSACGGNGAFPSGTVQDCSYSTAPIEHCDINGAQPGEWYILLITNYSNNPGNITFTNIGGNATTNCCIIQPANAGAPFTKNCISNPNGATIGAPPSPNSNYSWAPTLGLSNPSISNPHANPDTSTTYTLTETNNFGCVFTDQVTITVDDSLPNVYAGNDLTTSCTTPTQILNGIGNGSYSWSPHTGLSTPNSSNPIANPDSTTNYTLTITGSNGCTNTDTLTIFVDKTPPFVPPINDIILNCIIDTGSFNATGGNTYSWDTPSGIINSSSIMVNHTSPAGDYIVTVTGTNGCETIDSSKLVMDTISPNVFAGPDSIVTCNTPEINLLSTGASGSPFVYQWTTIDGNILGDATTLSPLINSGGTYTLTITNTNNGCSSSDVVFIDENFTTAVDILSSSTSIDSIYGIAPYQIDFSWQGEPGTVVWDLGDNTISTDSNFTHSFSTGGAFTSIVTLTDENGCIAHDSIFIYIDYSELMFPNIFTPNGDGQNDIFKFNAKGIKSFECSILNRWGKFIYTWTDSLEGWDGKSQSGIELAEGEYYYIIKAIDYSDSPINKSGVFLLKR
- a CDS encoding gliding motility-associated C-terminal domain-containing protein, translating into MITVDKGLPSVDAGTDFTTTCTTPTYTINGSGTGSFQWSPISGLSDATIATPVASPSTTTTYTLTTTGANGCTNSDAVTITVDQNYPIVPPINDITLDCNTSSGTFSASGGNTYSWSTPTGGGSAQSLSVDYTNLAGAYVVTVTAANGCEVVDSSNLYVDTIVPTAHAGLDSVLTCTALVIDLNGNNSSTGNDYTYNWNTTNGNITQGTTTTTPTINQEGTYLLTVLDTINHCWKTDSVVIGIDTIHPVANAGVDSIITCNIPEINLSGIGSSSGNFSYQWVTTDGSIVNSATTTTPLINAGGTYLLTVTNNYNGCSSSDQVFIDEDITANVEILASSIQIDSIFGIAPHVVDFSWVGDEGSVSWDFGDNNYSTDSSITHSYDLRGNYTAIIVLTDTEGCVAYDTVYVDIDGREIIFPNVFTPNGDGQNDIFTFRGERIKTFECSIYNRWGQVVYSWDAPVGGWDGRSFAGKELPAGQYFYILKAIDRDDQSIEQTGTIMLMK